One stretch of Rhodoflexus caldus DNA includes these proteins:
- a CDS encoding LVIVD repeat-containing protein translates to MKTVFKYAAAVIVMLAVFGQTFATLAQSSLSQAGKIWYDDGFLYVNIINEGVLIINNFDPKAPKKVGFIQIPGNVDIAVRGNIMYANSHQDLVALDISDLNAIRELRRIPAVFTHRPRPGAWDANTIAWRTGNDLQNIIRSAFGGFGLVGRTGNNGIGMMGNTFGVNSNPLVMSAAPTAKAPANRPSGGGKGGSMACFVLMDDFLYAIDSRDLLVFSIRNAASPELIGQKIPVNSDIETLFGYENRLFVGSQSGMYIFNATERARPQLEGTYRHVRSCDPVVVEGQYAYVTLRNGSDCGGNVNQLDVIDISNPSRPQKVRTYPMTNPHGLGIDNGLLFICDGRDGLKAFDASNPRAIKQVAHFSNIQTYDVIPDNHRKILMMVGGNKITQYDYRDPFKLAELSVLDLSSTSDIQAVNR, encoded by the coding sequence ATGAAAACCGTTTTTAAATATGCTGCCGCAGTCATCGTCATGCTGGCAGTTTTTGGACAAACATTTGCAACCCTTGCACAAAGCAGCCTTTCACAGGCAGGTAAAATCTGGTATGATGACGGGTTTCTATATGTGAATATTATTAACGAAGGTGTGCTGATTATCAACAACTTTGACCCGAAAGCACCTAAAAAAGTAGGGTTTATCCAAATTCCGGGCAATGTGGATATAGCCGTTCGCGGAAATATTATGTATGCCAATTCTCATCAGGATTTAGTGGCGCTCGACATTTCCGATTTGAATGCCATTAGGGAACTGCGACGCATCCCGGCGGTTTTCACGCATCGTCCGCGCCCGGGTGCATGGGATGCCAACACAATTGCATGGCGAACAGGTAATGACCTGCAAAATATCATCCGCAGTGCCTTTGGCGGATTTGGACTTGTAGGCAGAACCGGCAATAACGGTATTGGCATGATGGGCAACACCTTTGGCGTAAACAGTAACCCGCTGGTAATGAGCGCCGCACCTACGGCAAAAGCGCCTGCCAACCGTCCGTCAGGTGGCGGCAAAGGCGGCTCTATGGCCTGTTTCGTACTGATGGACGACTTTTTGTATGCCATTGATTCGCGCGATTTGCTGGTATTTTCCATCAGAAATGCGGCTTCCCCCGAGCTTATTGGTCAAAAAATACCTGTCAATAGCGATATTGAAACCCTTTTTGGCTATGAAAACCGCCTTTTTGTAGGTTCGCAATCAGGTATGTATATTTTCAATGCGACCGAACGCGCCCGCCCGCAGTTGGAGGGGACATATCGCCACGTGCGCAGTTGCGACCCTGTTGTCGTAGAAGGGCAATATGCATACGTAACCTTGCGCAACGGCAGCGATTGCGGCGGCAACGTGAACCAGTTAGATGTGATAGACATCAGCAACCCTTCGCGTCCGCAAAAAGTGCGCACCTACCCCATGACCAATCCGCACGGTTTGGGTATTGACAACGGACTGCTGTTTATTTGTGACGGTCGCGATGGGCTGAAAGCCTTTGACGCAAGCAATCCGCGAGCAATCAAACAGGTGGCACATTTCAGCAACATTCAAACCTATGATGTCATCCCCGATAATCACCGCAAAATATTAATGATGGTAGGCGGCAATAAAATTACCCAATACGACTACCGCGACCCCTTCAAACTTGCCGAACTCAGTGTGCTCGATTTAAGCAGCACATCTGATATTCAGGCAGTTAATCGCTAA
- a CDS encoding Nif3-like dinuclear metal center hexameric protein, which produces MQSFTIGHITRLLATLAPTALQESYDNAGLIIGSESQLLKGILISLDATEEVVEEAISKNCNLIVAHHPIVFSGLKKLNRRNYIERTVIKAIKHDIAIYAIHTNLDNVLQGVNHRIANKIGLLNQKILAPKRETLQKLSVFVPVSHTDVVREAIAAAGAGQIGNYSHCTFTLRGEGTFKPNEKANPFIGQANQLERVEEDRLEAIFPAYLQSRIIAAMREAHPYEEVAFDIYPLANENPETGAGMVGDLPQEMTGVQFLNLLKESFQTPCIRHTRLLEKPVRRVAVCGGSGSFLLNNAIAAGADFFVTADYKYHQFFDADGKIVIADIGHYESEICTTELLQEYLQPHIPAEISLQITSIRTNPVFYFT; this is translated from the coding sequence ATGCAATCGTTTACCATCGGACATATTACGCGACTGTTAGCCACGCTTGCCCCAACAGCTTTGCAGGAATCCTACGACAATGCAGGGCTGATTATCGGCAGCGAAAGCCAATTGCTGAAAGGTATTCTCATCAGTTTGGATGCTACCGAAGAGGTTGTGGAAGAGGCCATTAGCAAAAACTGCAACCTGATTGTTGCGCACCATCCGATTGTATTTTCAGGATTGAAAAAACTCAACAGACGCAACTACATCGAGCGCACTGTTATCAAGGCAATTAAACACGATATTGCCATTTATGCTATCCATACCAACTTAGACAATGTGTTGCAGGGTGTCAATCATCGCATTGCCAATAAAATAGGCTTGCTGAATCAGAAAATTTTAGCACCCAAACGCGAGACTTTGCAAAAACTGTCTGTTTTTGTACCCGTTTCGCATACAGACGTTGTGCGTGAGGCCATTGCGGCGGCAGGAGCAGGACAAATCGGCAATTACAGCCATTGCACGTTTACCCTGCGCGGCGAAGGCACTTTCAAACCCAACGAAAAAGCCAATCCGTTCATCGGGCAGGCTAACCAATTGGAGCGCGTAGAAGAAGACCGATTGGAAGCTATTTTCCCTGCTTATTTACAAAGCAGAATTATTGCAGCCATGCGCGAAGCCCACCCCTACGAAGAAGTAGCCTTTGATATTTACCCGCTTGCCAACGAAAACCCCGAAACAGGAGCCGGTATGGTGGGCGATTTGCCTCAGGAGATGACCGGAGTACAGTTTTTAAACCTGTTGAAAGAATCTTTTCAAACACCCTGCATCCGCCATACCCGATTGTTGGAAAAACCCGTGCGACGAGTGGCTGTCTGTGGCGGTTCGGGAAGTTTTCTGCTGAACAACGCCATCGCAGCAGGAGCAGACTTCTTCGTTACTGCCGACTATAAATATCACCAGTTTTTTGATGCCGACGGCAAAATCGTTATTGCAGACATCGGACACTACGAAAGCGAAATTTGTACTACCGAACTGTTGCAGGAATATCTGCAACCGCATATTCCGGCAGAAATTTCCTTACAAATCACAAGTATTCGCACCAATCCTGTTTTTTACTTCACATGA
- a CDS encoding aldehyde dehydrogenase family protein, with amino-acid sequence MSIFRKIFEDIHPMTQTLSVRNPRNGQYDYTIHPPDAAELAAICQRMRAAQPQWQALGVAGRVAALQQWKAASQAMLLQLIEALSVDTGRKSESVLEAQLIASSIDRWCGIATDFLSQKVEKQSSIPFIGIEQDLEPYQLVGVISPWNFPLLLSLIDTIPALLAGCAVIVKPSEVTPRFIKPLMESIAQVPALADVLVYVEGAGETGAQLVELTDIICFTGSVATGLKVYASAARHFKPVFLELGGKDPAIVTATADLDHATSSLLWGSVVNAGQSCLSIERIYVEDSVFDQFVDMLVQKTNQLRFAYPTYESGQIGPIISDKQIDIINEHLRDAREKGAKILTGPGHVETIDGGGWCFPTVLTNVSPDMKVMSEETFGPLMPVMPFHGIEDAIEKANSTVFGLSGAVFAGTNEEAMAIGRRIKGGAISINDCALTAVVHEGEKNSFKMSGIGGTRMGPSAIKRFMRQKAFLIKQQPIASPWWFDSQH; translated from the coding sequence ATGTCTATTTTTAGAAAAATTTTTGAAGACATTCATCCCATGACTCAAACGCTATCGGTTCGCAACCCCCGAAACGGCCAATACGATTACACCATTCACCCACCCGATGCAGCAGAATTGGCGGCTATTTGCCAACGAATGCGCGCCGCGCAACCGCAATGGCAGGCACTTGGCGTAGCAGGCAGAGTAGCAGCCTTGCAACAATGGAAAGCCGCTTCGCAGGCAATGCTTCTGCAACTGATAGAAGCACTTTCTGTTGATACAGGGCGCAAATCCGAATCGGTACTGGAAGCACAGTTAATCGCATCTTCTATTGACCGCTGGTGCGGCATTGCCACCGATTTTTTGAGTCAAAAGGTTGAAAAACAGAGCAGTATTCCGTTTATCGGCATTGAACAAGACTTAGAACCGTACCAATTGGTAGGCGTAATCAGCCCATGGAACTTCCCGCTGCTGCTGTCGTTGATAGATACCATCCCTGCATTGCTGGCAGGCTGTGCGGTCATAGTAAAACCAAGCGAGGTAACGCCGCGGTTTATTAAGCCATTGATGGAATCTATTGCGCAGGTACCTGCACTTGCCGATGTGCTGGTGTATGTGGAAGGCGCAGGCGAAACCGGTGCGCAGTTGGTAGAACTGACCGATATTATTTGCTTTACGGGCAGTGTAGCCACCGGTTTGAAGGTGTATGCATCGGCAGCCCGCCATTTCAAGCCCGTATTTTTGGAATTGGGCGGCAAAGACCCCGCCATTGTTACGGCAACGGCTGATTTAGACCATGCCACCTCTTCCCTGCTGTGGGGTTCAGTAGTAAACGCAGGTCAATCCTGTCTTTCCATAGAGCGTATCTATGTGGAAGACAGCGTATTTGACCAATTCGTAGATATGCTGGTGCAGAAAACCAACCAACTGCGGTTTGCATACCCCACCTACGAGAGCGGACAAATCGGGCCTATTATTTCCGACAAGCAGATAGATATCATCAACGAGCACCTGCGCGATGCACGCGAAAAAGGCGCAAAAATTCTGACCGGCCCGGGGCATGTAGAAACCATTGATGGCGGCGGATGGTGCTTCCCGACCGTTCTCACCAACGTAAGCCCCGATATGAAGGTGATGAGCGAAGAAACCTTCGGGCCTCTTATGCCTGTTATGCCGTTTCATGGCATAGAGGATGCCATAGAAAAGGCGAACAGTACCGTTTTCGGGCTAAGTGGAGCTGTATTTGCAGGAACAAACGAAGAAGCGATGGCTATCGGCAGACGCATTAAAGGCGGCGCCATCAGCATCAACGACTGCGCACTGACCGCCGTGGTGCACGAAGGTGAGAAAAACTCGTTTAAAATGTCGGGAATTGGCGGCACACGCATGGGGCCTTCTGCCATTAAGCGATTCATGCGCCAAAAAGCATTTTTAATCAAACAACAGCCCATAGCCTCTCCTTGGTGGTTTGACAGCCAACATTAG
- a CDS encoding YqgE/AlgH family protein, which yields MIFTDKLNASNTVSKGNILIAEPFLPYGNFERTVVLLCEHSEENGSFGLILNKPTSLAVNEAAEMFDIDQKIHIGGPVEQNTLHFIHTFPDLKGSIPIKDGIYWGGDIEQMSHYSNLRRLNPSNCRFFVGYSGWAARQLAGEIEQNSWIIYRESIEGLFTWPSDKMWQTILKNMGGKYRAYSNFPEDPRLN from the coding sequence ATGATTTTTACTGACAAACTAAACGCCAGCAATACCGTATCCAAGGGCAACATACTGATTGCAGAACCTTTTCTGCCGTATGGAAATTTTGAGCGGACGGTAGTACTTCTTTGCGAACACAGTGAAGAAAATGGCTCATTTGGTTTGATTTTGAATAAACCTACTTCACTTGCCGTGAACGAGGCAGCAGAAATGTTTGATATAGACCAAAAAATACACATAGGGGGCCCCGTTGAGCAAAATACTTTACACTTTATCCATACATTTCCCGACTTAAAAGGAAGCATTCCCATCAAAGACGGCATTTACTGGGGCGGAGACATTGAGCAAATGAGTCATTACAGCAACCTGCGCCGGCTGAATCCTTCCAACTGTCGTTTTTTTGTAGGCTACAGCGGCTGGGCTGCCCGCCAGTTAGCAGGCGAAATCGAGCAAAACTCATGGATTATCTATCGCGAGTCCATTGAAGGACTTTTTACATGGCCTTCCGATAAAATGTGGCAGACCATATTAAAAAATATGGGAGGCAAGTATCGCGCCTATTCAAATTTTCCTGAAGACCCGCGTTTGAATTAA
- a CDS encoding type ISP restriction/modification enzyme, translated as MDFRDTAYWSNADAGKRKKFLFFREMLRVCLHPSLTNRMAGDILQTMQAALHDLAATPLFADAADILTTGNTAPASPKAVNERIKAPFTCSLAQALFVNTTPWQGADAAPEIICTSVQNYMQVAAQLTATEQTNVGLADIAASPLFLYELTQPDLFRPTAANEATVRRVAAKKYPVIVAALPYKRHLPISTYSGKDFLVAWLQALERLLLPKGAIYLSVGGNFLTGHKWQSLRQYLVNNFDSIRAFRLPEADDLLTIVLQHAGKVREFFTNRQEPPEKLLINAESNWLAASECPFFEGIPLSEALDVKFRIVQSDNQLLIKFDEFPEDVSAAITDTAREYLKQHYKFEEQYEQERALLAETAQELTDTDELQQCRVHPELGQELRRWVQWAESKDAVQFVKKIEKPDFVLAKQFASIARLFGEIERKFERMGEKAALDKDSMAMLRQWFERQAAAIASVGAFFDRPDFDAPLRSISKTDVFYYIFALVQSEDYLRNFRHVLRHSEPRVYATNDFWTWVDAGAEQWKQYRQSI; from the coding sequence GTGGATTTCAGGGATACGGCTTATTGGAGCAACGCCGATGCCGGCAAGCGGAAAAAATTCTTGTTTTTCCGTGAGATGCTGCGTGTCTGTTTGCACCCTTCGCTGACCAATCGCATGGCCGGTGATATTTTGCAGACCATGCAGGCAGCGTTGCATGACTTAGCAGCTACACCTTTGTTTGCAGATGCCGCTGATATTCTGACAACGGGAAACACCGCGCCTGCATCGCCAAAAGCGGTAAATGAACGCATAAAAGCTCCCTTTACATGCAGTTTGGCACAGGCACTTTTTGTAAACACTACGCCTTGGCAGGGAGCAGATGCCGCACCTGAAATCATCTGCACTTCGGTGCAGAACTATATGCAAGTAGCAGCACAACTGACGGCCACGGAGCAAACTAACGTCGGATTGGCTGATATAGCTGCCTCTCCGCTATTTCTTTACGAACTTACGCAACCCGATTTGTTTCGTCCAACGGCTGCTAATGAAGCGACGGTTCGTCGGGTAGCTGCAAAAAAATATCCCGTAATTGTTGCGGCACTGCCTTACAAGCGCCATTTGCCGATAAGCACTTATAGTGGCAAAGATTTTTTAGTGGCATGGTTGCAGGCTTTGGAACGCTTGCTGCTTCCCAAGGGGGCTATTTATTTGTCGGTAGGCGGAAACTTCCTTACAGGGCACAAATGGCAGTCTTTGCGACAATATCTAGTGAATAATTTTGACAGCATACGCGCTTTTCGTTTACCTGAAGCTGATGACTTGCTCACTATTGTTTTGCAACACGCAGGCAAGGTTCGTGAGTTTTTCACCAACAGGCAGGAGCCACCCGAGAAATTGCTTATTAATGCCGAAAGCAATTGGCTGGCAGCGTCCGAGTGCCCGTTTTTTGAAGGGATACCGCTTTCGGAGGCATTAGATGTTAAGTTTCGGATAGTTCAATCTGACAATCAACTACTTATAAAATTTGATGAGTTTCCGGAAGATGTTTCGGCAGCGATTACGGATACCGCCCGCGAGTACCTGAAACAGCATTACAAGTTTGAAGAACAGTACGAACAAGAGCGCGCCCTACTTGCTGAAACCGCACAAGAACTAACCGATACGGACGAGTTGCAGCAGTGCCGCGTACATCCTGAATTGGGGCAGGAGTTGCGCCGCTGGGTGCAGTGGGCTGAAAGTAAAGATGCTGTACAGTTTGTCAAAAAAATTGAAAAGCCTGATTTTGTATTGGCAAAACAATTTGCAAGTATTGCCCGTTTGTTCGGCGAAATTGAGCGGAAATTTGAGCGAATGGGAGAAAAGGCGGCATTGGATAAAGACAGTATGGCGATGCTTCGGCAGTGGTTTGAGCGGCAGGCGGCGGCTATTGCATCGGTCGGTGCCTTTTTTGACCGCCCCGATTTTGATGCTCCCTTGCGAAGCATCAGTAAAACCGATGTGTTTTACTATATTTTTGCCCTTGTACAATCTGAAGACTATTTAAGAAACTTTCGGCATGTGCTGCGCCATTCAGAGCCCCGCGTATATGCAACAAACGACTTTTGGACGTGGGTAGATGCAGGAGCCGAACAATGGAAACAATACCGTCAATCCATATGA
- a CDS encoding DUF349 domain-containing protein, which produces MIDPTENRNEASELNQEALASVPSQEEHSLTSEEISIHDEHASEEDEHDLDIMGEQDFSQYTKEQFVEASAKLFDENNFKKVDELLRLMKVEVDRINKEEREEALQKFLAEGGEQDAFEFKSDALIDKFYANYKALKDRKAKYYNELEKRRQKNYDDKNAILQQIKALVEGGDTGKGSLDKLKELQQKWKEVGPVPPQQADALYSTYDALLDRFYSQKSIEIELIELDRRKNLAAKQEICERAEALAAGDNINAAISALNKLKEEYKSVGPVPKDQQEAIWQRFKAAADAIYERKRKASEEMRRILEENMKAKQALCVKIEPFAEFNSDRITEWNAKTKEIMALQAEWEKIGPAPKEVAKDINKQFWSNFKQFFAAKGRFFDQLEKTRQENLSQKIELCLQAEALKDSNEWDAVTATLKKLQDQWKKIGSVPESQREAIYQRFKAACDYFFERKRNKSQAQEKEFDTNLAKKRAICEQIEALAAAKETDLAKLEELHKSFLAIGFVPRNQVEKIADRLDNAITSFLKNLDMPEEEREKIKFQLQLQSLEGNPDAGRIIAKQEQALRKKIAAMENDISLWKNNLDFFANSKTADKLRRDFQVKIDAAENQLDKLRSQLRALVNTVNKK; this is translated from the coding sequence ATGATTGACCCAACCGAAAACCGTAACGAAGCCTCTGAGCTTAATCAGGAAGCATTAGCGTCAGTTCCTTCTCAGGAAGAACACTCCTTAACGTCCGAAGAAATTTCTATCCACGACGAACATGCCTCCGAGGAAGATGAGCATGATTTGGATATAATGGGCGAACAGGACTTCTCGCAATACACCAAAGAACAGTTTGTAGAAGCTTCTGCGAAATTATTTGATGAAAATAATTTCAAAAAAGTTGATGAACTCCTCCGCCTGATGAAAGTGGAGGTTGACCGCATCAACAAAGAAGAGCGCGAAGAAGCACTGCAAAAGTTTTTGGCAGAAGGTGGCGAGCAGGATGCTTTTGAGTTCAAATCTGATGCCCTGATTGATAAGTTTTATGCCAACTACAAGGCATTAAAAGACAGAAAGGCAAAGTATTACAACGAGTTGGAAAAGCGTCGTCAGAAAAATTATGACGATAAAAACGCAATCCTGCAACAAATCAAAGCACTGGTGGAAGGCGGCGATACCGGCAAAGGCAGTTTGGATAAGTTGAAAGAACTCCAACAAAAGTGGAAAGAAGTAGGCCCCGTGCCTCCCCAGCAAGCCGATGCACTTTACAGCACTTACGATGCTCTTTTAGACCGTTTCTACAGCCAAAAGAGCATTGAGATAGAACTGATAGAGTTAGACCGTCGCAAAAACTTGGCTGCCAAGCAGGAAATTTGCGAAAGAGCCGAAGCCCTTGCCGCCGGCGATAACATCAATGCCGCCATATCTGCACTCAACAAACTGAAAGAGGAATACAAGTCGGTAGGCCCTGTGCCCAAAGACCAACAAGAGGCTATTTGGCAGCGCTTTAAGGCAGCAGCCGATGCTATCTATGAGCGCAAGCGCAAAGCCTCTGAGGAAATGCGCCGCATTTTGGAAGAAAACATGAAAGCCAAACAGGCGCTGTGCGTAAAAATTGAGCCTTTTGCCGAATTCAACTCCGACCGCATTACCGAATGGAACGCCAAGACCAAGGAAATCATGGCCTTGCAGGCAGAGTGGGAAAAAATAGGCCCTGCACCAAAAGAGGTGGCAAAAGATATCAACAAACAGTTTTGGAGCAACTTTAAGCAGTTTTTTGCGGCCAAAGGTCGGTTCTTTGACCAGTTAGAAAAAACCCGCCAAGAAAACCTGAGCCAGAAAATAGAACTGTGCCTTCAGGCGGAAGCACTGAAAGACAGCAACGAGTGGGATGCCGTAACAGCTACGCTGAAAAAACTGCAAGACCAATGGAAAAAAATCGGTTCTGTGCCCGAATCGCAGCGCGAAGCCATCTATCAGCGATTCAAGGCTGCCTGCGACTATTTCTTTGAGCGCAAGCGCAACAAGTCTCAGGCGCAGGAAAAAGAGTTTGATACCAATCTGGCAAAGAAACGCGCCATTTGCGAACAAATAGAAGCCTTGGCAGCAGCCAAAGAAACCGACCTTGCCAAGTTAGAAGAGTTGCATAAGTCATTCTTAGCCATTGGGTTTGTACCGCGCAATCAGGTGGAGAAAATAGCTGACCGCTTGGATAATGCTATCACTTCTTTCCTGAAAAATTTGGATATGCCGGAAGAAGAACGTGAAAAAATCAAGTTCCAACTGCAACTCCAATCGCTGGAAGGCAATCCTGATGCCGGAAGAATCATTGCCAAGCAGGAGCAGGCACTTCGCAAAAAGATTGCGGCCATGGAAAACGACATTTCGCTGTGGAAAAACAATCTGGATTTCTTTGCCAATTCCAAAACAGCAGATAAACTGCGCCGCGATTTCCAAGTGAAGATAGACGCTGCCGAAAATCAGTTGGATAAACTGCGCTCACAGCTTCGTGCCTTGGTAAACACTGTGAATAAAAAATAA
- a CDS encoding acyl-CoA dehydrogenase family protein produces MDTFLAENLLDTIQRKNAPDLFEHPDFYGVDDLLTPEQRMIRQSIRDFVKREISPIIEDCAQRNIFPSFIVPKFGEIGAFGPTIPVEYGGGGLDYISYGIIMQEIERGDSGMRSTASVQGSLVMYPIYKFGTEEQRRKYLPKLGSGEYLGCFGLTEPDHGSNPSGMTTNFKDMGDHYLLNGAKMWISNAPEADIAVVWAKNEQGRIHGLIVERGMEGFSTPVTHGKWSLRASITGELVFDNVKVPKENLLPNKSGLGAPMMCLDSARYGIAWGAIGAAMDCYETARRYAMERIQFGKPIASFQLVQKKLAEMLTEITKAQLVAWRLGVLMNEGKATTAQISLAKRNNVAMALEVARESRQILGGMGITGEYSIMRHMMNLESVVTYEGTHDIHLLILGKEITGIPAFA; encoded by the coding sequence ATGGATACTTTCTTGGCAGAAAATTTATTGGACACGATTCAGCGTAAAAATGCTCCCGATTTGTTTGAGCATCCGGACTTCTATGGCGTAGATGATTTGCTCACACCCGAGCAGCGCATGATTCGCCAAAGCATCCGCGATTTTGTGAAGCGCGAAATCAGCCCTATTATTGAAGATTGTGCACAACGCAATATATTTCCTTCATTTATTGTCCCAAAATTTGGCGAAATAGGTGCTTTCGGCCCTACAATTCCTGTGGAATACGGCGGAGGCGGCTTAGATTACATCTCCTACGGCATTATTATGCAGGAGATTGAGCGCGGCGATTCCGGTATGCGTTCTACGGCCTCCGTACAAGGTTCGCTGGTGATGTACCCCATCTACAAATTCGGCACCGAAGAGCAGCGCAGGAAGTATTTGCCCAAGTTAGGTTCAGGCGAATATCTGGGGTGTTTCGGGCTGACAGAACCAGACCACGGTTCTAACCCTTCGGGCATGACTACCAACTTCAAAGATATGGGCGACCACTATCTGCTGAATGGTGCAAAAATGTGGATTAGCAATGCTCCCGAAGCCGATATTGCGGTGGTTTGGGCGAAAAACGAGCAAGGCAGAATCCACGGCCTGATTGTAGAACGCGGTATGGAAGGTTTCAGTACGCCCGTTACACACGGCAAGTGGAGCCTTCGCGCAAGTATTACGGGCGAGTTGGTTTTTGACAATGTGAAAGTGCCTAAGGAAAATCTGTTGCCCAATAAGAGTGGCTTAGGTGCTCCTATGATGTGCCTTGACTCTGCCCGCTACGGTATTGCATGGGGTGCCATCGGTGCTGCCATGGACTGCTACGAAACGGCACGCCGCTATGCCATGGAGCGCATCCAATTCGGTAAGCCGATTGCATCTTTCCAATTGGTGCAGAAAAAATTAGCAGAAATGCTTACCGAAATTACCAAAGCGCAGTTGGTGGCATGGAGGCTGGGCGTGCTGATGAATGAAGGCAAGGCTACTACTGCCCAAATTTCATTAGCTAAGCGCAACAATGTGGCAATGGCACTGGAAGTAGCGCGCGAATCTCGTCAGATTTTGGGAGGTATGGGTATTACGGGCGAATACAGCATTATGCGCCACATGATGAATCTGGAATCCGTAGTTACCTATGAGGGTACGCACGATATTCACCTGCTCATTCTCGGTAAGGAAATTACCGGCATTCCTGCCTTTGCATAA